DNA sequence from the Sporocytophaga myxococcoides genome:
TGACCTGCTCGTAGGGTCTTCCGGAACCTTTGATACACTTGCTGACATAGATGCTCTCAGAAAAGGAATTTCATTAAACGATAAGCAAAAGGAATACAATTTACCTCTTGATAGCTTCAGACAAACCTTCCAGGAGGTTCTGAAGAAAAACAGAGCTGAACGTATGATCATCCCGGGTATGATCGAAATGCGGGTTGATATGATAGTAGTGACCTGTATTCTCATAAACTATATAGTTGAGAAATATCAGCTTGAAAAAATCCGGGTTTCGGCTTATGCTCTGAAAGAAGGTGTGCTGGCCAAAGCGATCAAGTATGAATCCATAAGTTGATATAAAATCCGGATTATGCTCAATTCAATGAAGAGCATAATAAAACACTGGTCGCATTAACAACATTAACTCACACGCAATCTCTTGAAACGACAAGAAGCAGCGTTTTTTTTATGCGGAAAGCTGTAAGTAATGTACGCTGACAAAAATGAGAGGATTAATTATTTAGTACCCATATCAAAGCCAATAGCTAACCTTCAGCTGAAGGGTTAGGGCATTTTAGAGAATCCTTGCTGTATCATGTTGAGCTTGCGAAACATCTGAGCTTTCCAAAAGAATGTAGTTTAACTATCTTGCAAATTTCTGATTGAAGCGGCAATGCATTTTTGTAACTATCAGATCCTTCGCAGGGCTTAGGATCACAAAGTAGGAGAATGATCTATCCACTACCAGATATTAGCTAATTCTAAAAAAAAGAGGTCAGAAAATTATCTGACCTCTTTTTTTATCAAAACAGATACTTTTTATCAAAAGCTACTACAACCCGCCTACCGTCTTGTTCTTCGGATACTTCACCGAATATTTAAACAACAGCTTCTTTGTCTCTCCGGCCCCCAGGTTTAATTTCCACTGAAGCTTACCATTGTCCTTGTTATAGGCAGCTCCTCCTGTATCTATCGTCTCTACTTCTATCTGGCTGTTTTGAGAAACAGGGATCTGATCTTCCACAAGAATTTCAATGCCTTCTTTTTTTGTATTCCTCACTTCAATTTCAAAAGCATATTCTTCTTTTTTATTTGAGCCTATGAAATTTTTCTTCGTAAAGTCTTTTAGCTTATTTCTTTTAACAACAACTTTCTTATCTCTTCCAAGAGAAAGTGATAGCGTATCATTAGTATTGTTCACATCGATGAAAGACTCGCCAACAAAGGTTCCTTCAAAGAAGATGTTGGCATTGCCTGATAATAAATTCAGCTCATCCCAATCCGTTACATGACCTACCAAAAACGCATCCTGATCTATCTTGGGGACAGCAGTATACTGATAACTTGCTTTTACTTCATGACTTTTGATATCCACCAGCTGAGGAGTATTTCCTGTTGGAATGGTATAAGGCAAGGCAATATCAAATTCTACAGATGTTTCATTTTCAACAACCGTAGTGAAAGCGCTTACAGACATTGCGGGAGCGGGAGTACCTGCAGCATCTTCATTTTCATATGACATTGTTTTGGCTTCTTTTTTATAGCTGTCTCCATCACTCCGAAATCTTGGAGATCTCACTACCGGCTTAGGTTCATAAAAATTAAGATACCAGGGATACAACTCCGGCTTGTTTCCGCCAAGAGTAGGATTGGAAGTAGAAAGTTTAATCCTAACCTTATTCCAGTCCAGGCCAGTATTCTGATAGACCTGAGCTTTATAGTTCAGCTGCACTGGCCCTTTAGTAT
Encoded proteins:
- a CDS encoding DUF4139 domain-containing protein — protein: MKKLLIAACIFLQFQAFAEDKKNLKAEIKQVTVFLNKAQVTSSINTQLDPGSNELMIDGLPAGIDKQSIQVSGKGDFVIMAVKHELNFVDPQKKTKEMIVLEDSIRFYQKEVRKLKSLNDVYAKEEQMILANQNIKGEQTVTADQLEDVADFFRERLEEIKIEVIDNDEKLRVIQEKADRFQRQFNILFNERNKNTSKVTISISSKSGGAAQLELQYIAADAGWYPLYDIRVKDTKGPVQLNYKAQVYQNTGLDWNKVRIKLSTSNPTLGGNKPELYPWYLNFYEPKPVVRSPRFRSDGDSYKKEAKTMSYENEDAAGTPAPAMSVSAFTTVVENETSVEFDIALPYTIPTGNTPQLVDIKSHEVKASYQYTAVPKIDQDAFLVGHVTDWDELNLLSGNANIFFEGTFVGESFIDVNNTNDTLSLSLGRDKKVVVKRNKLKDFTKKNFIGSNKKEEYAFEIEVRNTKKEGIEILVEDQIPVSQNSQIEVETIDTGGAAYNKDNGKLQWKLNLGAGETKKLLFKYSVKYPKNKTVGGL